The DNA window CGGTAATCACGGCTTTTTTCGTCACTATTTAACAAAGGATGGAAAATCCGTTAAATCATGTAATCCTCTTCTCCAAATAATCCCATTGCATTTCGTATTTCTTCATAGGAGAAACCTTTCCTCATCAGATATGCCACGTGCTTCTGGCGTTCTTTCTTGTCCGTGCATCCAGGGTCGTACCGCCTCTTCTTCAACAGGTTCATAATCTGGCCGGAACTGTCGGCCTGAAGCTCATTACAGAACTCTTCCACCGTTCCCTTGTCGATCCCCTTCTTCATTAAAGAAGTAATCAGCTCCGTCCTGCTCTTTCTATCTCCGTACAGTTCCACATAGTTCCTCGCGTATTCGCGGTCATCCAGATAATGGTAACGCTTCAGAAAGTCGATCGCCTCGGTGATGGCCGTCTCAGGATAAAAGCCCGATTTCAGTTTCCTCCTCACTTCACTCTCTGTCCTGCCGGAACATTTCAGAAGGTAAAGGGACTTCTCCTTGGCTCTTTTACAGATTACGCTGTAAAGTATCTCCCGGTAAACCGCTTCGGCCAGTTCTCCGCCCGCCTCTATATGGTAATGCCGTATCTCCCCATTATATAAAACAAAGGCAAAGTCTCCATCAATGAAGACTTTGCTCCTTCGTTTATCAAGGGGCTCAATTTTGTCTACTGTCATATCAAGCCTCCCGAACCGTTACTCTCTTATTTTCAAATTCTGATTCATATTCATACGCGGATGGAAGTTCCTGCCCCTTTTGGCCGCCGGGCCTCCGATTGCTCCCTGTCTATTCGGCGTCAGCCTTCTTCTCTACCGGCGGTAAAGTTCCATCCTTCTTCTCTGTGGCACCGGCCGCCGCTCCTTCGCGCAGCCCGTACTTCTCGCGTACTTTGGCCTCTATCTCGGCGCACAGTTCCTGGTTGGCCATCAGGAAGTTCTTTGCATTCTCTCTTCCCTGTCCGATCTTGCTGCCTTCGTAAGCATACCAGGCTCCGCTCTTCTCCACAATATCTTCTTTCGCGGCCAGATCAAGGATATCTCCTTCCTTGGAAATTCCCTTGCCGAACATGATGTCAAACTCTGCCTCCTTGAAAGGCGGGGCAATCTTGTTTTTGACAACCTTAACACGGACACGGTTGCCGACCATCTCGCCGCCCTGCTTAAGCGTCTCAATTCTTCTGACATCCAGACGTACGGAGGAATAGAACTTAAGGGCCCGTCCTCCTGTGGTGGTCTCCGGGTTTCCAAACATGACTCCGACCTTCTCACGAAGCTGGTTGATAAAGATAACGGTACAGTTGGACTTGCTGATAACAGCGGTGAGTTTACGCAGAGCCTGGGACATCAGCCTGGCCTGAAGGCCTACGTGGGCATCTCCCATCTCGCCGTCGATCTCCGCCTTCGGAACAAGGGCGGCAACCGAGTCGACAATGACAATGTCAATCGCGCCGGATCGCACCATCGTCTCCGTAATCTCCAGAGCCTGCTCGCCGTTATCCGGCTGGGAAATATATAAGTTGTCGATATCTACACCAATATTACGCGCATAAACAGGATCCAGGGCATGCTCGGCGTCGATAAAGCCTGCAATTCCGCCTCTCTTCTGTACCTCGGCAACCATATGGAGTGCAACCGTAGTCTTACCACTGGACTCCGGCCCGTAAACTTCCACGATTCTTCCCTTCGGTACGCCGCCCAGTCCCAGCGCAATATCAAGGCTGAGGGAACCGGTCGGAACTGTCTCTATATTCATGTTGGCTCCGGAATCTCCCAGCTTCATCACGGAACCTTTGCCGTATGCCTTTTCTATCTGTGTCAGTGCGGCATCGAGTGCCTTCATCTTGTCATCTCTGTTCATCTCATCCTCCAATGATTTTTCAATACGAACAAACGTTCTATTCTTGTTCTTATAATAGTATAAGTGACTTAAAATGTCAACCCTTATTTTCCCGGTTTTATGCGGACAATGCAGCCGGAGTTACTATTCACGCAGGGTGTTTATGCGTGCTTTTTGTAAAAAACCGGGATATGCGGCGAGAAACGGCTTTTTTTGCGTTTCCGTGCATCGTAAAACGCGGGATTGGGCACGGTAGTTAACAGCAGCCGGTCAGAACGGCGGTACACAGCCGACAGCGGGCACCGCAAGACATGTTGTAAAAACTTTATTTTCAGAAGTAAGAGCATTATATCATTTCCCGGGCCGTATGTCCACAGAGATTCCTGTATACAGTTCTCCTCTTTTTAGCTCCTCCTTCCGGGAGACGGGCGGCGGTATTTATGGACTGCTGTAATAATCATTACATTTTCTTACGTTGACATCTCAGGCGGTTCTTTATATAATCAATAGGCAATAATAAAATATAAGAATTTAGGAGCTGAAAAATCAATATGATTGGAAAACAAGTGTGGTCGCTGACTCCGGCCAAGATTATTCTTGGCGGTTTCTTCCTTATTATTATCACAGGAGCTGTTCTTCTGAGCCTTCCCATTGCATCGAAGACCGGTGAAGCGACTCCATTTATCGACGCTGTGTTTACGGCTACCTCAGCCACTTGTGTGACCGGCCTGATCGTTCATGACACCTATACCTACTGGTCCACCTTTGGCCAGGCGGTCATCATTATCCTGATCCAGATAGGAGGCATGGGCGTTGTGACGCTCGCCATCGCCATCACCATCCTGTCGGGCAGGAAGATCGGTTTGAAACAGCGTTACGTTATGCAGGAATCCATTTCCGCCCCGCAGGTAGGAGGAATCGTCCGCATGACCAGCTTTATCGTAAAAGGGACCATCTTTTTTGAGGTCATGGGAGCCGTTATCATGGCATTCCAGTTCTGCCCGCAGATGGGAGTCCTGAAGGGGATCTGGTTCTCCGTATTCCACTCCATCTCCGCCTTCTGCAACGCCGGATTCGACCTGATGGGAGGCACCAGCGGTCCCACCTCCTCGGTTACAAGCTACACGGGAAATCCTTTTATCAACATTCCGATCATGCTTTTAATCGTTATCGGCGGTATTGGTTTCTTTGTCTGGGACGATATTAAGACCCATAAGCTCCAGCATAAATATTACCATTTACAGACTAAGATTGTTCTCACCACGACGATCTGCCTGATCCTCTTTCCGGCCCTGTTCCTCTTCCTGTTTGAGTTTACCCGGGACTGTTGGGACGGTCTGACGCTCCAGGAGCGTTTTATGGCCTCCCTGTTCCAGTCGGTTACGACAAGGACAGCCGGTTTTAACAGTGTGGATTTAAACCTTCTTTCGGAGGCGGCCCAGCTGCTCATTGTCATCCTGATGATTATCGGCGGTTCACCGGGTTCCACGGCAGGCGGTATCAAGACGACTACGTTCGCCCTGGCCATCCTGTGCATACGCTCCGCGTTCCAGAACCAGGAGAGCATCCAGTGTTATAAAAGAAGGATTCCATACGATATCCTCCGAAATGCCATTGCAATACTGGCGATGTATATTTCCCTGATGCTGACGGCCACTTTTCTCATCACCTGGCTGGACGACGTCAACCTGATGCAGGCGGCCTTTGAAACCACGTCGGCTATTGCAACCGTCGGCCTGTCCCTTGGCATCACAGGCCATTTAAGCGTATTTTCAAAAATCATTTTAATTTTACTGATGTATTTCGGCCGTGTCGGCGGCCTCACCATGCTTTATGCACTCACAAACAAAAAGAAACTTCCGGTGCTCCTTCCCCAGGAACGTATCACCGTCGGCTGATTATCATAAAATTTGGAGGATATTTTAAATGAAAACTGTTCTTATCATCGGTCTGGGCCGTTTCGGCTCCACTATGGCAATGAAACTTCACGAGCTCGGACACGAGGTTATGGCTATCGATACTTCTGAAGAGAGAATCAACGCTGTCCTGCCTTATGTCACCAGCGCCCAGATTGGCGACTGTACCAATGAACAATATATGAGTTCCCTGGGAATCCGCAACTTTGACGTCTGCGTCGTGGCAATCGGAGATAATTTCCAGAGTTCTCTTGAAATTACATCCCTTTTAAAGGATTTGGGAGCTAAATTCGTCCTTTCCCGTGCAAGCCGTGATATCCACGCCAAGTTCCTGCTGAGAAACGGCGCCGACCAGGTGGTTTATCCGGAAAAAGAAATGGCGGTCCGCTCCGCCGTCCGTTACAGCTCCGATAATATATTTGACTACATCGAACTGACCCAGGAACACTCTATTTACGAAATTCCGGTTCCCGACGCGTGGATCGGCAAAAGCATCGTCGATATGAATGTCCGCAATAAATACAACATTACTATCCTGGCAATCAAATACAGCGATACCCTGCATCCGCTCCCGGGAGCAAGCTACGTATTTAAGCCGAACGACATCCTCGTGATTCTCGGAGCAAACCGTGATATCAACCGTTTTGTCCACTAAACATAAAAATGCCCTTGCCGCCGGGTTTGCAGTAACCGGTGGTAAGGGCATTTTTTATCCGGTATGGACGTTCGCTTTTTCACTGCTGTCTCCTCTTCTGTTCTGAATACTTCTTCCATTTTCCGGCAATACTCCACACAGGATGATTCCCCCGGCCCCTGCGCGGCCGCTGTGCGGGAATTAGGAGAAATTGAATGATAAGCGGAGGAACTAAAATGAGAGTACCGGAACACGTTGGGATTATTCCCGACGGAAACAGAAGATGGGCCGTCGGAAACGGGCTGAAAAAGGAAGACGGATATGAACGCGGGATTTCCCCCGGCATGTCGCTGTTCCATACCTGCCAGAAACTCGGTGTGAAAGAAATGTCCTTCTACGGTTTCACCGCGGATAACACAAAACGCCCTTCCCTCCAGCGCCAGGCATTTACAAAGGCCTGCATTGCCGCGGTAAAGGTGCTGTCCAAAGAGGACGCCAGCCTGCTTGTGGCGGGAAATACCGAATCCGCCATGTTTCCGGAGGAACTGCTGCCCTACACGACGCGTAAGGACTTTGGAAACGGCGGTATGAAGATTAATTTTCTTGTCAATTACAGTTGGGAATGGGATCTTGGATTTAAGAAAGGAAATGTCGGCCCAAAGCTTCAGACCTCTGATATCTCCCGGATCGATCTGATTATCAGGTGGGGAGGGAGAAGACGGCTGTCCGGTTTTCTGCCGCTCCAGTCGGTTTATTCCGATTTTTATGTGGTGGATGATTACTGGCCTGATTTCACTCCGCGCCATGTGGAGGAAGCATTTGCCTGGTATGGGAAACAGGATGTGACACTGGGAGGTTAACGCGCTGCGCGTCTTTCCTCCCGTGCCTTTGACACTCAAAGTTCCAGCGTCATTCCCGTCTCCACCAGACGGCATCCGGCGCCGAATGATGCTTTCATCCGGCCCATGGCTTCGATGCCGGTACAGTGGACCGGCATAAGGAGATCAAAATCTCTTTTTCCAAGCTCTTTTACCGTCTGTGCAATCCGCTCCGTGGACGCCCCGGCCAGGTGCATTCCGGCAAAAATACTGTGTATTTTCTGCCCGGGAAAAGCCTGTG is part of the [Clostridium] symbiosum genome and encodes:
- a CDS encoding regulatory protein RecX yields the protein MTVDKIEPLDKRRSKVFIDGDFAFVLYNGEIRHYHIEAGGELAEAVYREILYSVICKRAKEKSLYLLKCSGRTESEVRRKLKSGFYPETAITEAIDFLKRYHYLDDREYARNYVELYGDRKSRTELITSLMKKGIDKGTVEEFCNELQADSSGQIMNLLKKRRYDPGCTDKKERQKHVAYLMRKGFSYEEIRNAMGLFGEEDYMI
- the recA gene encoding recombinase RecA — encoded protein: MNRDDKMKALDAALTQIEKAYGKGSVMKLGDSGANMNIETVPTGSLSLDIALGLGGVPKGRIVEVYGPESSGKTTVALHMVAEVQKRGGIAGFIDAEHALDPVYARNIGVDIDNLYISQPDNGEQALEITETMVRSGAIDIVIVDSVAALVPKAEIDGEMGDAHVGLQARLMSQALRKLTAVISKSNCTVIFINQLREKVGVMFGNPETTTGGRALKFYSSVRLDVRRIETLKQGGEMVGNRVRVKVVKNKIAPPFKEAEFDIMFGKGISKEGDILDLAAKEDIVEKSGAWYAYEGSKIGQGRENAKNFLMANQELCAEIEAKVREKYGLREGAAAGATEKKDGTLPPVEKKADAE
- a CDS encoding TrkH family potassium uptake protein, giving the protein MIGKQVWSLTPAKIILGGFFLIIITGAVLLSLPIASKTGEATPFIDAVFTATSATCVTGLIVHDTYTYWSTFGQAVIIILIQIGGMGVVTLAIAITILSGRKIGLKQRYVMQESISAPQVGGIVRMTSFIVKGTIFFEVMGAVIMAFQFCPQMGVLKGIWFSVFHSISAFCNAGFDLMGGTSGPTSSVTSYTGNPFINIPIMLLIVIGGIGFFVWDDIKTHKLQHKYYHLQTKIVLTTTICLILFPALFLFLFEFTRDCWDGLTLQERFMASLFQSVTTRTAGFNSVDLNLLSEAAQLLIVILMIIGGSPGSTAGGIKTTTFALAILCIRSAFQNQESIQCYKRRIPYDILRNAIAILAMYISLMLTATFLITWLDDVNLMQAAFETTSAIATVGLSLGITGHLSVFSKIILILLMYFGRVGGLTMLYALTNKKKLPVLLPQERITVG
- a CDS encoding TrkA family potassium uptake protein, whose translation is MKTVLIIGLGRFGSTMAMKLHELGHEVMAIDTSEERINAVLPYVTSAQIGDCTNEQYMSSLGIRNFDVCVVAIGDNFQSSLEITSLLKDLGAKFVLSRASRDIHAKFLLRNGADQVVYPEKEMAVRSAVRYSSDNIFDYIELTQEHSIYEIPVPDAWIGKSIVDMNVRNKYNITILAIKYSDTLHPLPGASYVFKPNDILVILGANRDINRFVH
- a CDS encoding undecaprenyl diphosphate synthase family protein; this encodes MRVPEHVGIIPDGNRRWAVGNGLKKEDGYERGISPGMSLFHTCQKLGVKEMSFYGFTADNTKRPSLQRQAFTKACIAAVKVLSKEDASLLVAGNTESAMFPEELLPYTTRKDFGNGGMKINFLVNYSWEWDLGFKKGNVGPKLQTSDISRIDLIIRWGGRRRLSGFLPLQSVYSDFYVVDDYWPDFTPRHVEEAFAWYGKQDVTLGG